In Nitrospirota bacterium, the following are encoded in one genomic region:
- a CDS encoding prepilin-type N-terminal cleavage/methylation domain-containing protein, producing MRNRLREQEAFTLIELMIVVAIIGILAAIAVPQYLRWQVQSRQAEAKTNLGGIFAAELSYYGANSRFGSFGEVGFALAAASNRYTYRSPGDGGNSGASCGGATTSSCILSGIGTSAADGQGTAGLVAMGSLSPPGFTATAAGNLDTDATVDQWHVNDLKQGLAAADQDDVAF from the coding sequence ATGCGAAATCGTCTGCGCGAGCAAGAAGCCTTTACCCTCATCGAGTTGATGATCGTGGTGGCGATCATCGGCATTCTGGCCGCCATCGCCGTTCCGCAATACTTGAGGTGGCAGGTCCAATCCAGACAGGCGGAAGCCAAGACGAATCTGGGCGGCATCTTCGCCGCCGAACTGTCCTACTACGGAGCCAACTCGCGCTTCGGCAGCTTCGGGGAAGTGGGCTTCGCCTTGGCGGCCGCGTCCAATCGCTATACCTACCGCAGCCCGGGCGACGGGGGGAACTCCGGGGCCTCCTGTGGGGGAGCCACCACATCCTCCTGCATCTTGTCCGGGATCGGTACCTCGGCCGCCGACGGACAGGGAACCGCCGGGCTCGTCGCGATGGGATCGCTGTCACCGCCGGGCTTCACGGCGACCGCCGCCGGCAACCTGGACACCGATGCGACGGTCGATCAATGGCACGTCAACGACCTCAAGCAGGGGCTCGCCGCGGCGGACCAGGATGACGTGGCATTTTAG
- a CDS encoding prepilin-type N-terminal cleavage/methylation domain-containing protein translates to MLKSLRSQKGFTLIELMIVVAIIGILAAIAIPNFLRYQAQSRQAEAKTNLGGIFVAETSYFGEQSRFGSFQEIGFALAGTSNRYKYSAAPNGGNAAAPTSCAATNLTTSCIFVGTGIPDPGDDPGSTVGAVAGASTTTVGFTSAAWANLDNDPTLDRWYVNDIKQNLQNADRNDVTG, encoded by the coding sequence ATGTTGAAGTCATTGCGCAGTCAAAAGGGTTTCACCCTCATCGAGTTGATGATCGTGGTGGCGATCATCGGCATTCTGGCCGCCATCGCGATTCCCAACTTCTTGAGGTACCAGGCTCAGTCCCGTCAGGCTGAGGCCAAGACGAACCTGGGCGGCATCTTCGTCGCCGAAACCTCCTATTTCGGCGAGCAGTCCCGATTCGGGAGCTTCCAGGAGATCGGATTCGCCCTGGCCGGGACCAGCAACCGGTACAAGTACTCCGCTGCACCGAACGGCGGAAACGCTGCCGCACCGACCTCCTGCGCAGCGACCAACCTGACCACGAGCTGCATCTTCGTCGGGACCGGGATTCCCGATCCGGGCGACGATCCCGGCAGCACGGTGGGTGCCGTGGCCGGCGCGAGCACGACCACGGTCGGCTTTACATCGGCAGCCTGGGCCAACCTGGACAATGACCCCACGCTGGATCGGTGGTACGTCAACGACATCAAGCAGAATCTCCAGAACGCGGATCGGAACGACGTGACCGGCTAA
- a CDS encoding ABC transporter ATP-binding protein, which produces MDAIVIEGLTKIFQPGWPGRPPVTALAGLSLSVRRGEIYGFLGPNGAGKTTTLKILMGLMRATSGMAEVLGRPAGDVPVRQQIGFLPESPYFYDYLTAEEFLTFYGRLAGLGGAGLSRRVSELLDLVGLTEARSRQLRKFSKGMLQRIGLAQALIHDPELVILDEPMSGLDPIGRKQIRDLILGLREQGKTVFFSTHIIPDVEIMCDRVGIVVKGRLIASGRVEELTAKQHVQSVEVVCEGIEASRVPAIAAASARIVQRGRQSLVVLPGPERLDDVVEAIRAQGGTLVSVMPQKGSIEDWFFRPDVQG; this is translated from the coding sequence GTGGACGCGATCGTCATCGAAGGGCTCACCAAGATCTTCCAACCCGGCTGGCCGGGCCGACCGCCCGTGACGGCCCTGGCCGGGCTTTCGCTCTCCGTCCGCCGCGGGGAGATCTATGGGTTCCTCGGGCCGAACGGGGCGGGCAAGACCACCACGTTGAAGATCCTGATGGGGTTGATGCGCGCCACGAGCGGGATGGCCGAGGTCCTCGGCCGGCCGGCCGGCGACGTGCCCGTGCGCCAGCAGATCGGGTTCCTGCCCGAGTCTCCGTATTTTTATGATTACCTCACCGCGGAAGAGTTCTTGACGTTCTACGGTCGGCTGGCCGGCCTGGGCGGGGCCGGCCTGAGCCGGCGGGTGTCGGAACTTTTGGATCTGGTGGGGCTGACTGAGGCCAGGTCCCGGCAGCTCCGGAAATTTTCGAAGGGGATGCTCCAGCGGATCGGGCTGGCCCAGGCCCTCATCCACGACCCCGAGCTGGTGATCTTGGACGAGCCCATGTCCGGGCTCGATCCGATCGGGCGGAAGCAGATCCGCGACCTGATCCTGGGACTTCGCGAGCAGGGCAAGACGGTGTTCTTCAGCACGCACATCATCCCCGACGTCGAGATCATGTGCGACCGGGTCGGGATCGTGGTGAAGGGACGGTTGATCGCGTCGGGCCGCGTCGAGGAACTGACGGCCAAGCAGCACGTCCAGTCCGTCGAGGTCGTCTGCGAAGGGATCGAAGCCTCGCGGGTGCCTGCGATCGCGGCTGCATCCGCCAGGATCGTCCAGCGGGGACGACAGAGCCTCGTGGTCCTGCCCGGGCCGGAGCGTCTGGACGACGTGGTGGAGGCGATCAGAGCGCAAGGGGGCACGCTCGTGTCGGTCATGCCCCAGAAGGGCTCGATCGAGGACTGGTTCTTCCGGCCGGACGTGCAGGGGTGA
- a CDS encoding nucleotide sugar dehydrogenase — protein MALLEKIKDRTAVVGVVGLGYVGLPLAVLQAKTGYRVVGIDEVAEKVEMVARGQNYISDVDSDELRQVVGKGKLTATSEFEALRGCDVVLICVPTPLTRNKEPDISAIVKVTKELARQVHPDMLVVLESTTYPGTTEEVMMPILTEGGLKVGQDLYIAFSPERVDPGNRSFKTHNTFKLVGGVTPACLTAARSFYEQSIVKIFPVSSPRVAEMTKVFENVFRSVNIALVNELAVLCDRMGLNVYEVIDAAATKNFGFMPFYPGPGVGGHCIPLDPYYLAWKSKEYDLHTRFIELAGEINESMPYYVVSKLQRVLNRRGLCLNGADVLILGVTYKADVADWRETPAIKVMELLQHEGARLGYADPFTPSVAIAGRSYEAVPLTDERLERCACALILTAHSAFDYEQVVRRAPVVFDTRNATKRVAAGREKIVLL, from the coding sequence ATGGCATTGTTGGAAAAAATCAAGGACCGCACGGCTGTCGTCGGAGTCGTGGGGCTGGGCTACGTCGGGCTGCCCCTGGCGGTGCTGCAGGCCAAGACGGGGTACCGGGTCGTCGGGATCGATGAGGTCGCCGAGAAGGTGGAGATGGTCGCGCGAGGCCAGAACTACATCTCGGACGTGGACTCGGACGAGCTGCGACAGGTGGTGGGCAAGGGCAAGCTGACCGCGACGAGCGAGTTCGAGGCGCTCCGCGGATGCGACGTCGTGTTGATCTGCGTGCCCACGCCCTTGACCAGGAACAAGGAGCCGGACATCAGTGCGATCGTCAAGGTGACGAAGGAACTGGCCAGACAGGTGCATCCGGACATGCTCGTCGTCCTGGAGAGCACGACCTATCCGGGGACGACGGAGGAGGTCATGATGCCGATCCTGACGGAAGGCGGGCTAAAAGTCGGCCAGGACCTCTACATCGCCTTCTCGCCGGAGCGGGTCGATCCGGGCAACCGTTCGTTCAAGACCCACAACACCTTCAAGCTGGTCGGCGGGGTGACGCCGGCTTGCCTGACCGCCGCGAGGAGTTTCTACGAGCAGTCCATCGTGAAGATCTTTCCGGTCTCCTCGCCGCGCGTGGCGGAGATGACCAAGGTGTTCGAGAACGTCTTCCGGTCCGTCAACATCGCGCTGGTCAACGAGCTCGCGGTGCTGTGCGACCGGATGGGGTTGAACGTTTACGAGGTGATCGATGCCGCGGCGACCAAGAACTTCGGCTTCATGCCGTTCTATCCCGGGCCGGGCGTGGGCGGGCACTGCATCCCGCTGGATCCCTACTACCTGGCCTGGAAGTCCAAGGAATATGACCTCCACACGCGGTTCATCGAATTGGCCGGCGAGATCAACGAGAGCATGCCCTACTACGTCGTGTCCAAGCTCCAGCGCGTCCTGAACCGGCGCGGGCTCTGCCTCAACGGAGCGGATGTTCTGATCCTGGGCGTGACGTACAAGGCGGACGTGGCCGATTGGCGGGAGACGCCGGCGATCAAGGTGATGGAGCTGTTGCAGCACGAGGGGGCCCGGCTCGGCTATGCGGACCCCTTCACCCCTTCGGTTGCGATCGCGGGGCGGTCCTATGAGGCCGTGCCCCTCACGGACGAGCGGTTGGAGCGCTGCGCTTGCGCTCTGATCCTGACGGCCCACTCGGCCTTCGATTACGAGCAGGTGGTCCGCCGTGCCCCCGTCGTCTTCGACACAAGGAACGCGACGAAGCGCGTCGCGGCGGGCAGGGAGAAGATCGTCCTGCTATAG
- a CDS encoding O-antigen ligase family protein, with amino-acid sequence MFTPLLEGGTTHQAVMVIRLLILALVGLWLAGGIRTGTLPWASLRVGPTILAFLALGAVSALFSPYANQSWQWLIVLLGYGLLLLVLVSSIERWDHVFKLLTILIGMGVGEAAWALVQWGPGRAIRPSGTFFNPNFLAGYLAAVWVILLAFVCYRRRLGGWGTGSGRVRTVLLAGSLGALALLLAAIFLTGSRGGMLATLAGTALVVGLRFGRKGIGLLLMAVLLGIAAPNPLRDRVLAEHAINPVSYARVQIWESSLRAMADHPFGVGLGLYQYVYPRYAQPVEGEITRYGKVAQNAHNEYLQMGVEMGLAGLLVFIWGVILVAREAARALRERLGRRQRIALVGASAALATVLTQAAVDANLHEPAIALFLTLCVGIVLSGRRLAGAASGQIRSFPLRPRLVWAGLGALALVLAAVHVVRLGVAWTTFEAGSRAAADQDVRKAVADYAAAIELDRDKALYHSSLAAVYFRIYERTRDAAAAEAARAELRTAMELNPLDGRLPGLLGLVSASMAGSLPPNGPNAQASRARRATLLREAVQAYERAAELEPFSPFHRLEAGRVRLALGEPERAEVWARQAVELEPNFLPGREWLARFYLAAGRRGDAVREYWEIRERQKRYEGWAKDPVEERFLAVNAAELERMVLAGVGS; translated from the coding sequence ATGTTCACCCCGTTGCTGGAGGGGGGCACGACCCATCAGGCGGTCATGGTGATCCGACTCCTGATTCTGGCCCTGGTCGGCCTCTGGCTGGCCGGAGGCATCAGGACCGGCACGCTCCCCTGGGCGTCGCTTCGGGTCGGCCCGACTATCCTTGCCTTTCTCGCGCTGGGCGCTGTCTCCGCGCTCTTCTCCCCCTACGCGAATCAGAGCTGGCAGTGGCTGATCGTGCTCCTGGGCTATGGGCTGCTGCTCCTCGTGCTCGTGTCCTCAATCGAACGGTGGGATCACGTGTTCAAGCTGCTGACGATCCTGATCGGCATGGGAGTCGGCGAGGCGGCCTGGGCGCTGGTGCAGTGGGGGCCGGGACGCGCGATCAGGCCGAGCGGGACCTTTTTCAATCCGAACTTCCTGGCCGGTTACCTGGCCGCAGTCTGGGTGATCCTGCTGGCCTTCGTCTGCTACCGGCGGAGACTAGGCGGGTGGGGAACGGGATCAGGCCGGGTCCGGACGGTTCTCTTGGCCGGCTCGCTGGGAGCCCTCGCCCTTCTGCTCGCGGCCATTTTCTTGACCGGCTCACGTGGCGGGATGCTCGCCACCCTGGCCGGGACCGCCCTGGTGGTTGGACTGCGGTTTGGCCGGAAGGGCATCGGCCTGCTCCTCATGGCGGTCTTGCTGGGGATCGCGGCTCCGAACCCGCTGCGGGACCGGGTGTTGGCCGAGCATGCGATCAACCCGGTGAGCTACGCGAGGGTCCAGATCTGGGAATCCTCTCTCCGCGCGATGGCGGACCATCCGTTCGGGGTGGGGCTCGGCCTGTATCAATACGTCTATCCCCGTTATGCGCAGCCGGTGGAGGGGGAGATCACCAGGTACGGGAAGGTCGCCCAGAATGCCCACAACGAATACCTCCAGATGGGCGTCGAGATGGGCCTCGCCGGGCTCCTCGTCTTCATCTGGGGCGTGATCCTGGTCGCGCGGGAGGCGGCCAGGGCCTTGCGGGAGCGGCTTGGACGTCGGCAGCGGATCGCGCTCGTCGGTGCGAGCGCGGCCCTCGCGACCGTGCTGACCCAGGCGGCGGTGGATGCCAACCTGCACGAGCCGGCCATTGCGCTCTTCCTCACGCTTTGCGTGGGGATCGTGCTCTCCGGCCGTCGGCTGGCTGGTGCGGCGAGTGGGCAGATTCGGTCCTTTCCGCTCCGTCCCAGGCTGGTCTGGGCCGGATTGGGCGCGCTGGCGCTGGTTCTGGCTGCGGTCCATGTCGTGAGGCTGGGGGTCGCCTGGACGACGTTCGAGGCCGGCTCTCGAGCGGCTGCCGATCAGGATGTCCGGAAAGCCGTCGCCGACTACGCGGCCGCCATCGAACTGGACCGGGACAAGGCCCTGTACCACAGTTCGCTCGCGGCCGTCTATTTTCGGATCTACGAGCGGACCCGCGACGCGGCGGCGGCCGAGGCTGCCCGTGCGGAGCTTCGCACGGCCATGGAACTCAACCCCCTGGACGGGCGTCTGCCGGGATTGCTGGGCCTCGTGTCGGCTTCAATGGCCGGCTCTCTGCCGCCGAACGGTCCGAACGCGCAGGCGTCCCGTGCGCGGCGGGCGACGCTGCTGCGCGAGGCTGTCCAGGCCTATGAGCGGGCAGCGGAGTTGGAGCCCTTCTCGCCGTTTCATCGTCTGGAAGCGGGGCGCGTGCGGCTTGCGCTGGGCGAGCCGGAACGGGCCGAGGTGTGGGCGCGGCAGGCCGTCGAGCTGGAGCCGAATTTTCTGCCCGGCCGGGAATGGCTGGCGCGCTTCTATCTCGCGGCCGGGCGTCGCGGCGATGCCGTGCGCGAATACTGGGAAATTCGCGAGAGGCAGAAGCGCTACGAGGGGTGGGCGAAGGATCCGGTCGAAGAGCGGTTTTTGGCGGTCAATGCCGCGGAGCTGGAGCGGATGGTGCTCGCAGGGGTGGGTTCATGA
- a CDS encoding ABC transporter permease, which translates to MGPVTVIAFNTFRENLRDRVLYNLLFFALLLIGGSVVLGTLTIMEQKKIITDMGLAAINLVGVLIAIFVGVGLVSKEIERRTVYTIMARPISRTQFILGKYLGLALTLLVNVLIMLAVFLATLWMNQATLHPALLQAVQLTFVELLLVTALALLFSTFSSSTLSAIMALGLYVIGHLTSDLKGLAEKSESGMLQAVVTSLYYLCPNLEVLNIKGSAGAGVAVTWSYQALASAYGLLYAGLLLGAACLVFRNRDF; encoded by the coding sequence ATGGGACCGGTCACGGTGATCGCGTTCAACACGTTCCGGGAGAACCTGCGGGACCGGGTGCTCTACAACCTGCTGTTCTTCGCGCTGCTGTTGATCGGCGGGTCGGTCGTTCTGGGAACGTTGACGATCATGGAGCAAAAGAAAATCATCACGGACATGGGGCTGGCCGCGATCAACCTCGTCGGGGTCTTGATCGCCATCTTCGTGGGCGTGGGCCTGGTCAGCAAGGAGATCGAGCGGCGGACGGTCTATACGATCATGGCGCGGCCGATCAGCCGGACCCAGTTCATCCTGGGCAAGTACCTGGGGTTGGCGCTTACGCTGCTGGTCAACGTGCTCATCATGCTGGCGGTCTTCCTCGCCACGCTCTGGATGAACCAGGCGACGCTCCATCCGGCTTTGCTGCAGGCCGTCCAGCTCACCTTCGTCGAGCTTCTGCTCGTGACCGCGTTGGCCCTGCTGTTTTCGACGTTCAGCTCCTCCACCCTGAGCGCGATCATGGCGCTCGGCTTGTACGTCATCGGACACTTGACGTCGGACCTGAAAGGCCTGGCCGAGAAAAGCGAGAGCGGGATGTTGCAGGCCGTCGTGACAAGTCTCTATTATCTCTGTCCGAATCTGGAGGTGCTGAACATCAAGGGATCGGCCGGAGCGGGCGTGGCCGTGACCTGGTCCTATCAGGCTCTCGCGTCGGCCTACGGGCTGTTGTATGCGGGATTGCTGCTCGGGGCGGCCTGCCTGGTGTTCCGGAACCGGGATTTTTGA
- a CDS encoding tetratricopeptide repeat protein yields the protein MTNGGGGCVTAPRRLRRAWARSLASLVLILSIVVSCTTVPQAGTEAGPAPDKQAAGPVPQAPPADPRSYYHFILGYQAELEKDSEQAIKEYLAALRGDPSSVVLKSRLASLYFATGDVVKAVRFADRVAEADVRDLHILLQMAGVFAGAGQAGKALALYDRAIQHHPASSEPYFSKGVLLVNLKRLPEAERAFEQGVEKAQGSPLGYYYLGRIGVETKQHERAIANFERAIAVNASFEPAYIALASVYETREERDKAASVYRRYLQAVSPHSREVRQHLIRLYLQDRLYREALDELEVMLREDPDDLDTQLRIGLIFGEMKDYPQAIERLQKILAARPAELRVRDYLGLMYEELKQYDQAMAAYEQNVRMQPAYVDGHMHMGFLQYRLKRYQEAITHFAEAVRLNPKQPDAHLLLGLTYLQIEQYAQASQVFEEGIRQHPGSADLHFNLGTAYDKLNRFDDVVRAMEAALKLDPQHADALNYLGYSYTERGIKIEEALSLIQRAVSLKPNNGYYIDSLAWAFFKMNRFDEALAEMKKAVSLVKDDPVIFEHLGEIYLKQHRLTEAREAWLRSLELDPTNVKLMERFRASGMGDPASEERVRQAKNRVSQHGGTSPQPTP from the coding sequence GTGACGAACGGGGGGGGAGGCTGCGTGACCGCGCCGCGGCGGCTCCGGAGGGCATGGGCCCGGTCGCTGGCCAGCCTCGTCCTGATTCTCTCGATCGTCGTGTCCTGCACGACCGTGCCGCAAGCGGGCACGGAGGCCGGCCCGGCGCCGGACAAGCAGGCGGCCGGCCCGGTGCCGCAAGCTCCTCCCGCCGATCCCCGTTCCTACTACCACTTCATTCTCGGTTACCAGGCTGAGCTGGAGAAGGACTCCGAGCAGGCGATCAAGGAATACCTCGCGGCCCTCCGCGGCGATCCCTCCTCGGTCGTGCTCAAATCCAGGCTGGCCTCGCTCTACTTTGCAACCGGCGACGTCGTCAAGGCGGTGCGATTCGCCGACCGGGTGGCCGAGGCGGACGTGCGCGACCTGCACATTCTCCTGCAGATGGCCGGCGTCTTTGCAGGGGCGGGACAGGCGGGCAAGGCCCTGGCCCTCTACGATCGCGCGATCCAGCACCATCCGGCGAGCAGCGAGCCGTATTTCTCGAAGGGCGTCTTGCTCGTCAATCTGAAGCGGCTGCCCGAGGCCGAGCGGGCGTTCGAGCAGGGGGTCGAGAAGGCCCAGGGATCTCCGCTCGGCTACTACTACTTGGGGCGTATCGGCGTCGAAACCAAGCAGCACGAGCGGGCCATCGCGAACTTCGAGCGGGCCATCGCCGTCAACGCGAGCTTCGAGCCGGCCTACATCGCGCTGGCGTCGGTGTACGAAACCCGGGAGGAGCGGGATAAGGCCGCCTCGGTGTATCGTCGGTACCTCCAGGCCGTGAGCCCGCACAGCCGGGAGGTCCGGCAGCACCTGATTCGCCTGTACCTGCAGGATCGGCTCTACCGCGAGGCCCTCGACGAGCTGGAGGTCATGCTCCGCGAGGACCCCGACGACCTGGACACCCAGCTCCGCATCGGTCTGATCTTCGGCGAGATGAAGGACTATCCCCAAGCCATCGAGCGGCTGCAGAAGATCCTGGCGGCCCGTCCGGCCGAGCTGCGGGTTCGGGACTACCTGGGACTGATGTACGAGGAGCTCAAGCAGTACGACCAGGCGATGGCCGCGTACGAACAGAATGTCCGGATGCAGCCAGCATACGTGGACGGGCACATGCACATGGGGTTCCTGCAGTACCGGCTGAAGCGGTACCAGGAGGCGATTACGCATTTCGCCGAGGCCGTCAGGCTGAATCCCAAGCAGCCTGACGCGCACCTGCTCTTGGGGCTGACTTACCTGCAGATCGAGCAGTACGCGCAAGCCTCGCAGGTGTTCGAGGAGGGCATCCGCCAGCATCCTGGAAGCGCGGACCTCCACTTCAACCTGGGGACCGCTTACGACAAGCTGAACCGTTTCGACGACGTGGTCCGGGCGATGGAAGCGGCGCTCAAGTTGGACCCACAGCACGCGGACGCGCTGAATTACCTTGGCTACAGTTACACCGAGCGCGGCATCAAGATCGAGGAGGCGCTGTCGCTGATCCAGCGGGCCGTGTCCCTGAAGCCCAACAACGGGTATTACATCGACAGCCTCGCGTGGGCTTTCTTCAAGATGAACCGGTTCGACGAGGCTCTGGCGGAGATGAAGAAGGCTGTGTCGCTGGTCAAGGACGATCCGGTCATCTTCGAGCACCTGGGCGAGATCTACCTCAAGCAGCACCGGCTCACGGAAGCGCGAGAGGCCTGGCTCCGGTCGCTGGAACTGGATCCGACCAACGTCAAGCTGATGGAGCGATTCCGTGCGAGCGGCATGGGGGATCCGGCCTCGGAGGAGCGGGTCCGTCAGGCAAAGAACCGTGTCTCCCAGCACGGCGGCACGTCCCCGCAGCCCACCCCGTGA
- a CDS encoding glycosyltransferase family 39 protein, which translates to MEWFGCAMGLSSQQRWELALVVALSTLVAAAAVVGGRFDLVSGLRADVKYDKTYGQGQVLAGQSEAIQGEWTVTPKGLVLCGRCTGTVTVAIPADRDGQLRAMLYGRPGSSVSAVLSASGDGRSFRKIAGPVSFDGERIDLTSAVSPGPTIWIRFSASGQRDEPLLLSRLRLVEVKSFFVFPNLAIAALLILTPVLAYLVRWLNRPAGALLFSLTVLCSQVVLAEGFVWLTTARPTPQWWERVLAGQDRDAYFLIPYAVLLGFLGWSARAGPASRAAESLWPPFALAGILVACGSDRLATLSKVAWVPLDPDANYYRYLAETMRALYDTGAREPFWIWMIKGWFWVTGDSALNLRLLTVLLSLLVVVMVYKFFRDYTGSSVCGIVVAALVAWNPYLDQLSTRGLREEAYTLAVLGVVHCVFVSVERLSIRRRAVGMALAGAAAQLLRFNSYLFLVPLISLWAWRNRQSWRVAALVLAFVAAVSVPHLAYSAHEFGDPFYSLNHVAVWNRNYEFVAFKKTGCRGCPTAEEFASNSFAGAPVGSFDYMVGLHSARELAGRTFDGLLDMYVRRTDLFEVQTGIRSRSGHLLYLIGFALLLLSPYRELLAVVALAINVIPFFMTLGFEPRLGVHTVPFATFVLAYALWWPFDRVVRFCKEAGPSRPLHLPGPLRPSRDEGGAYLQGRS; encoded by the coding sequence ATGGAATGGTTCGGTTGCGCGATGGGCCTGAGCAGCCAACAACGGTGGGAGCTTGCGCTGGTGGTCGCCCTGTCCACCCTGGTGGCGGCGGCTGCCGTGGTCGGCGGGCGGTTCGACCTCGTATCCGGCCTGAGGGCGGACGTCAAGTACGACAAGACGTACGGGCAGGGGCAGGTCCTGGCGGGCCAGTCGGAGGCGATCCAAGGGGAGTGGACCGTCACGCCGAAAGGGCTCGTCTTGTGCGGACGGTGTACGGGAACCGTCACGGTTGCGATTCCTGCCGACCGCGACGGCCAGCTCAGGGCCATGCTCTATGGCCGACCCGGATCCTCGGTCAGCGCCGTCCTCTCCGCGTCGGGCGATGGCCGATCCTTTCGGAAGATTGCCGGCCCGGTTTCATTCGACGGCGAGCGCATTGATCTTACGTCGGCTGTCAGCCCGGGACCCACGATCTGGATCAGGTTCTCGGCGTCCGGGCAGCGGGACGAACCACTTCTGCTTTCGAGGCTGCGCCTCGTCGAAGTGAAGTCCTTCTTCGTCTTCCCCAATCTCGCGATCGCCGCATTGCTGATTCTGACGCCGGTGCTGGCGTACCTCGTTCGCTGGCTGAACCGGCCGGCCGGCGCGCTCCTCTTCAGTCTCACCGTCCTGTGCAGCCAGGTGGTTCTGGCCGAAGGGTTCGTCTGGCTCACGACCGCAAGGCCGACCCCGCAATGGTGGGAGCGGGTCCTGGCCGGCCAGGATCGGGATGCGTATTTCCTGATCCCCTATGCCGTCTTGCTGGGCTTTCTCGGCTGGTCCGCTCGGGCTGGGCCGGCTTCCCGAGCAGCCGAGAGCCTGTGGCCTCCGTTCGCCCTGGCGGGAATCCTCGTCGCTTGCGGCAGCGACCGCCTGGCGACCTTGTCCAAGGTCGCGTGGGTGCCGCTTGATCCCGACGCCAATTACTACCGGTACCTGGCGGAGACGATGCGCGCCCTTTACGACACTGGCGCGCGGGAGCCCTTCTGGATCTGGATGATCAAGGGGTGGTTCTGGGTGACGGGCGATTCCGCGCTGAACCTGCGCCTCTTGACCGTTCTGCTTTCGCTCCTCGTGGTCGTCATGGTTTACAAGTTCTTCCGGGACTACACGGGATCGTCGGTCTGCGGGATCGTTGTCGCGGCGCTGGTCGCATGGAATCCGTACCTGGATCAGCTGAGCACGCGTGGGCTCCGCGAGGAGGCCTATACGCTCGCCGTGCTCGGCGTAGTCCATTGCGTCTTCGTCTCCGTCGAGCGGCTCTCCATTCGAAGGCGCGCCGTCGGGATGGCCCTCGCCGGCGCCGCTGCCCAATTGTTGCGGTTCAACAGCTATCTGTTCTTGGTTCCCCTGATTTCCCTCTGGGCCTGGAGGAACCGACAATCCTGGCGGGTCGCGGCTCTCGTCTTGGCCTTCGTCGCGGCGGTGTCGGTCCCCCACCTGGCCTACAGCGCGCACGAATTCGGCGACCCGTTTTACAGCCTCAACCACGTGGCGGTCTGGAACAGGAATTACGAGTTTGTGGCCTTTAAAAAGACCGGATGCAGGGGATGCCCGACGGCGGAAGAATTTGCGTCAAACAGCTTTGCCGGAGCGCCGGTGGGAAGCTTCGACTACATGGTCGGACTGCACAGCGCCCGTGAATTGGCGGGCAGGACGTTCGACGGATTGCTCGACATGTATGTGCGGCGCACGGACCTGTTCGAGGTGCAAACCGGCATCCGATCCCGGAGCGGGCACCTGCTGTACCTGATCGGATTCGCCCTGCTCCTCTTGAGCCCGTATCGCGAGCTGCTCGCGGTCGTCGCGCTCGCGATCAACGTGATCCCGTTCTTCATGACCCTCGGGTTCGAGCCGAGGCTGGGGGTTCACACCGTGCCGTTCGCGACATTTGTCCTGGCCTACGCGCTCTGGTGGCCCTTCGATCGGGTGGTGCGCTTCTGCAAAGAGGCGGGTCCCTCTCGTCCATTGCATTTGCCCGGGCCCCTGCGTCCGTCGCGAGACGAGGGGGGCGCGTACCTTCAGGG